From the genome of Vicia villosa cultivar HV-30 ecotype Madison, WI linkage group LG2, Vvil1.0, whole genome shotgun sequence, one region includes:
- the LOC131653771 gene encoding transcription factor bHLH162-like, protein MDPYQQAGQPSSTKVKRKIVEKNRRNKMKSLYSKLNSLLPNYNPKEALPLVDQVDDAINYIKSLETNLKLAKEKKESLMRSKRSRSGCSSSSGVKGSIKSPKIEIHENGSSLQVIVTCGVDDKFIFYEILRILQEDHVEVISANSSSIGDSVIHVVHAEV, encoded by the exons ATGGATCCCTATCAACAAGCCGGCCAACCTTCTTCaacaaaagtgaaaagaaaaattgttgaAAAAAATAGGAGAAATAAGATGAAGAGTCTCTATTCCAAACTCAACTCTCTTCTTCCTAACTATAATCCCAAG GAAGCCTTACCACTAGTTGATCAAGTAGATGATGCTATAAACTATATTAAGAGTTTAGAGACAAATTTGAAATTGGCGAAGGAGAAGAAAGAAAGTTTAATGAGAAGCAAGAGATCGCGTAGTGGTTGTTCGAGTTCTTCTGGAGTAAAAGGAAGcataaaatcaccaaaaatagAGATTCATGAAAATGGTTCTTCTCTACAAGTTATTGTAACATGTGGGGTTGATGATAAGTTCATTTTCTATGAAATTCTAAGAATACTGCAGGAAGATCACGTGGAGGTCATCTCAGCAAATTCTTCTTCGATAGGAGATTCAGTTATACATGTTGTGCATGCAGAGGTATAA